From Stegostoma tigrinum isolate sSteTig4 chromosome 4, sSteTig4.hap1, whole genome shotgun sequence, a single genomic window includes:
- the sesn1 gene encoding sestrin-1 isoform X2, translating into MFFKSCSLIYIKLQYSFVLCIDLSLSFIVEMGVRIPRPLGQGPSEFIPEKEIIQLGREDAETRLLFIEAFATLGRLDNITLLMGFHPQYLDSFLKTQHYLMQVDGPLPYHYRHYIAIMAAARHQCSYLVNIHVNDFLQVGGDPKWLAGLDSAPQKLQTLSEVNKILAHRPWLITKDHIEKLLKAEEHGWSLAELVHVVVLLTHYHSLASFIYGCGINPEIHCDGGHTFQLPSVSRCCVCDFTNGNDVVEDQLNGLEGGKVSSKMGTETVCEVEALMKKMKQLQECRDEEEASQEEMATRFEREKAESLYVAPSEGEETVDTRDVSRHFEDPTYGYKEFPRQGEQNVPTFRAQDYTWEDHGYSLVNRLYPDVGQLLDEKFQIVYNLTYNTMAMHKYVDTSMLRRAVWNYIHCMFGIRYDDYDYGEINQLLDRNFKAYIKTVVCCPAKTTKRMYDSFWRQFKHSEKIHVNLLLMEARMQAELLYALTAITRYLT; encoded by the exons atgttttttaaatcatGCAGTCTCATTTACATAAAACTTCAGTATAGCTTTGTATTGTGTATAGATTTGTCCCTGTCCTTTATTGTG gaAATGGGAGTGAGAATCCCCAGGCCTTTGGGTCAAGGACCAAGTGAATTTATCCCTGAAAAAGAA ATCATCCAATTGGGAAGAGAAGATGCGGAGACACGCCTATTATTCATTGAAGCATTTGCTACTTTGGGTCGTCTGGACAACATCACCTTGTTGATGGGATTCCATCCACAGTACCTTGACAGTTTTCTCAAAACTCAGCACTACTTGATGCAAGTGGATGGCCCATTGCCGTATCATTATCGACACTACATTGCAATAATG GCTGCAGCTCGACACCAGTGTTCATATCTTGTAAATATCCATGTTAATGACTTTCTCCAAGTTGGTGGGGATCCGAAATGGCTAGCAGGATTAGATTCTGCCCCTCAGAAGCTTCAAACTTTAAGTGAAGTAAATAAAATTCTTGCTCACAGACCATGGCTTATTACCAAAGATCATATTGAG AAACTCCTAAAAGCTGAGGAACATGGCTGGTCATTGGCTGAGCTGGTACATGTAGTTGTGCTGCTCACACACTATCATTCTCTTGCATCTTTCATATATGGCTGTGGTATCAACCCTGAGATACATTGTGATGGAGGCCACACCTTCCAACTCCCTTCTGTTAGTCGTTGCTGTGTATGTGATTTTACGAATGGCAATGATGTTGTGGAAGACCAACTGAATGGCCTAGAAGGAGGCAAAGTAAGTTCAAAAATG GGCACAGAGACTGTTTGTGAGGTAGAAGCTCTGATGAAAAAAATGAAACAGCTGCAAGAATGTAGAGATGAAGAAGAGGCAAGCCAAGAGGAAATGGCAACACGATTTgagagggaaaaggcagaaagtcTCTACGTAGCACCATCAG AAGGCGAAGAAACAGTGGATACAAGGGATGTTTCTCGCCATTTTGAAGACCCAACCTACGGTTACAAAGAATTTCCCAGACAGGGCGAGCAAAATGTGCCCACATTTCGTGCTCAG GATTATACATGGGAAGATCATGGGTACTCCCTTGTTAACCGCCTTTATCCAGATGTTGGACAGCTATTGGATGAAAAGTTTCAGATAGTTTACAACCTGACTTACAACACTATGGCAATGCATAAATATGTTGATACCTCAATGCTCAGACGAGCCGTCTGGAACTATATCCATTGTATGTTTGGAATAAG ATATGATGATTATGACTATGGTGAAATTAATCAGCTGTTGGATCGAAACTTTAAAGCTTACATAAAAACTGTAGTCTGCTGTCCCGCAAAGACTACAAAAAGAATGTATGACAGCTTCTGGAGACAATTCAAACACTCTGAAAAG ATTCATGTGAATTTGCTTCTTATGGAAGCTCGAATGCAGGCAGAACTTCTTTATGCTTTGACAGCCATTACACGATATCTAACATGA
- the sesn1 gene encoding sestrin-1 isoform X3, translating into MRLASVANTTKPRGRSVKECLLCSNCQKEMGVRIPRPLGQGPSEFIPEKEIIQLGREDAETRLLFIEAFATLGRLDNITLLMGFHPQYLDSFLKTQHYLMQVDGPLPYHYRHYIAIMAAARHQCSYLVNIHVNDFLQVGGDPKWLAGLDSAPQKLQTLSEVNKILAHRPWLITKDHIEKLLKAEEHGWSLAELVHVVVLLTHYHSLASFIYGCGINPEIHCDGGHTFQLPSVSRCCVCDFTNGNDVVEDQLNGLEGGKVSSKMGTETVCEVEALMKKMKQLQECRDEEEASQEEMATRFEREKAESLYVAPSEGEETVDTRDVSRHFEDPTYGYKEFPRQGEQNVPTFRAQDYTWEDHGYSLVNRLYPDVGQLLDEKFQIVYNLTYNTMAMHKYVDTSMLRRAVWNYIHCMFGIRYDDYDYGEINQLLDRNFKAYIKTVVCCPAKTTKRMYDSFWRQFKHSEKIHVNLLLMEARMQAELLYALTAITRYLT; encoded by the exons gaAATGGGAGTGAGAATCCCCAGGCCTTTGGGTCAAGGACCAAGTGAATTTATCCCTGAAAAAGAA ATCATCCAATTGGGAAGAGAAGATGCGGAGACACGCCTATTATTCATTGAAGCATTTGCTACTTTGGGTCGTCTGGACAACATCACCTTGTTGATGGGATTCCATCCACAGTACCTTGACAGTTTTCTCAAAACTCAGCACTACTTGATGCAAGTGGATGGCCCATTGCCGTATCATTATCGACACTACATTGCAATAATG GCTGCAGCTCGACACCAGTGTTCATATCTTGTAAATATCCATGTTAATGACTTTCTCCAAGTTGGTGGGGATCCGAAATGGCTAGCAGGATTAGATTCTGCCCCTCAGAAGCTTCAAACTTTAAGTGAAGTAAATAAAATTCTTGCTCACAGACCATGGCTTATTACCAAAGATCATATTGAG AAACTCCTAAAAGCTGAGGAACATGGCTGGTCATTGGCTGAGCTGGTACATGTAGTTGTGCTGCTCACACACTATCATTCTCTTGCATCTTTCATATATGGCTGTGGTATCAACCCTGAGATACATTGTGATGGAGGCCACACCTTCCAACTCCCTTCTGTTAGTCGTTGCTGTGTATGTGATTTTACGAATGGCAATGATGTTGTGGAAGACCAACTGAATGGCCTAGAAGGAGGCAAAGTAAGTTCAAAAATG GGCACAGAGACTGTTTGTGAGGTAGAAGCTCTGATGAAAAAAATGAAACAGCTGCAAGAATGTAGAGATGAAGAAGAGGCAAGCCAAGAGGAAATGGCAACACGATTTgagagggaaaaggcagaaagtcTCTACGTAGCACCATCAG AAGGCGAAGAAACAGTGGATACAAGGGATGTTTCTCGCCATTTTGAAGACCCAACCTACGGTTACAAAGAATTTCCCAGACAGGGCGAGCAAAATGTGCCCACATTTCGTGCTCAG GATTATACATGGGAAGATCATGGGTACTCCCTTGTTAACCGCCTTTATCCAGATGTTGGACAGCTATTGGATGAAAAGTTTCAGATAGTTTACAACCTGACTTACAACACTATGGCAATGCATAAATATGTTGATACCTCAATGCTCAGACGAGCCGTCTGGAACTATATCCATTGTATGTTTGGAATAAG ATATGATGATTATGACTATGGTGAAATTAATCAGCTGTTGGATCGAAACTTTAAAGCTTACATAAAAACTGTAGTCTGCTGTCCCGCAAAGACTACAAAAAGAATGTATGACAGCTTCTGGAGACAATTCAAACACTCTGAAAAG ATTCATGTGAATTTGCTTCTTATGGAAGCTCGAATGCAGGCAGAACTTCTTTATGCTTTGACAGCCATTACACGATATCTAACATGA
- the sesn1 gene encoding sestrin-1 isoform X4, with amino-acid sequence MGVRIPRPLGQGPSEFIPEKEIIQLGREDAETRLLFIEAFATLGRLDNITLLMGFHPQYLDSFLKTQHYLMQVDGPLPYHYRHYIAIMAAARHQCSYLVNIHVNDFLQVGGDPKWLAGLDSAPQKLQTLSEVNKILAHRPWLITKDHIEKLLKAEEHGWSLAELVHVVVLLTHYHSLASFIYGCGINPEIHCDGGHTFQLPSVSRCCVCDFTNGNDVVEDQLNGLEGGKVSSKMGTETVCEVEALMKKMKQLQECRDEEEASQEEMATRFEREKAESLYVAPSEGEETVDTRDVSRHFEDPTYGYKEFPRQGEQNVPTFRAQDYTWEDHGYSLVNRLYPDVGQLLDEKFQIVYNLTYNTMAMHKYVDTSMLRRAVWNYIHCMFGIRYDDYDYGEINQLLDRNFKAYIKTVVCCPAKTTKRMYDSFWRQFKHSEKIHVNLLLMEARMQAELLYALTAITRYLT; translated from the exons ATGGGAGTGAGAATCCCCAGGCCTTTGGGTCAAGGACCAAGTGAATTTATCCCTGAAAAAGAA ATCATCCAATTGGGAAGAGAAGATGCGGAGACACGCCTATTATTCATTGAAGCATTTGCTACTTTGGGTCGTCTGGACAACATCACCTTGTTGATGGGATTCCATCCACAGTACCTTGACAGTTTTCTCAAAACTCAGCACTACTTGATGCAAGTGGATGGCCCATTGCCGTATCATTATCGACACTACATTGCAATAATG GCTGCAGCTCGACACCAGTGTTCATATCTTGTAAATATCCATGTTAATGACTTTCTCCAAGTTGGTGGGGATCCGAAATGGCTAGCAGGATTAGATTCTGCCCCTCAGAAGCTTCAAACTTTAAGTGAAGTAAATAAAATTCTTGCTCACAGACCATGGCTTATTACCAAAGATCATATTGAG AAACTCCTAAAAGCTGAGGAACATGGCTGGTCATTGGCTGAGCTGGTACATGTAGTTGTGCTGCTCACACACTATCATTCTCTTGCATCTTTCATATATGGCTGTGGTATCAACCCTGAGATACATTGTGATGGAGGCCACACCTTCCAACTCCCTTCTGTTAGTCGTTGCTGTGTATGTGATTTTACGAATGGCAATGATGTTGTGGAAGACCAACTGAATGGCCTAGAAGGAGGCAAAGTAAGTTCAAAAATG GGCACAGAGACTGTTTGTGAGGTAGAAGCTCTGATGAAAAAAATGAAACAGCTGCAAGAATGTAGAGATGAAGAAGAGGCAAGCCAAGAGGAAATGGCAACACGATTTgagagggaaaaggcagaaagtcTCTACGTAGCACCATCAG AAGGCGAAGAAACAGTGGATACAAGGGATGTTTCTCGCCATTTTGAAGACCCAACCTACGGTTACAAAGAATTTCCCAGACAGGGCGAGCAAAATGTGCCCACATTTCGTGCTCAG GATTATACATGGGAAGATCATGGGTACTCCCTTGTTAACCGCCTTTATCCAGATGTTGGACAGCTATTGGATGAAAAGTTTCAGATAGTTTACAACCTGACTTACAACACTATGGCAATGCATAAATATGTTGATACCTCAATGCTCAGACGAGCCGTCTGGAACTATATCCATTGTATGTTTGGAATAAG ATATGATGATTATGACTATGGTGAAATTAATCAGCTGTTGGATCGAAACTTTAAAGCTTACATAAAAACTGTAGTCTGCTGTCCCGCAAAGACTACAAAAAGAATGTATGACAGCTTCTGGAGACAATTCAAACACTCTGAAAAG ATTCATGTGAATTTGCTTCTTATGGAAGCTCGAATGCAGGCAGAACTTCTTTATGCTTTGACAGCCATTACACGATATCTAACATGA